Part of the Cereibacter sphaeroides 2.4.1 genome, TGGTGCGGTCGGTGCCGACGATCACGAGATCCACCTCGCCGTGCTGCATCAGATGGCCGCCGGCATTGTCCACGATCAGATCGTGGCTCACCCCGTGCGAGTTCATCTCCCAGGCGGTCAGCAGCGCGCCCTGATTGCGGGGCCGGGTCTCGTCCACGAACACATGGACATCGATCCCCGCCTCGAGCGCATGATAGATCGGCGAGGTGGCGGTGCCCCAGTCGACGGTGGCGAGCCACCCCGCGTTGCAGTGGGTCAGGATGTTGACCCGGCCGCGCTTCCGCTCGGCGATCTCGCGGATGAGCGTCAGGCCGTGCGCGCCGATCCGGCGGTTGATCTCCACATCCTCGTCGCAGATCTCGGCCGCACGGCGCGCGGCCGCGGCTGCCCGCTCGGAGGGGGGCAGGGGCGCCAGCAGGCGGCGCATCTCGTTCAGCGCCCAGCGGAGGTTGATCGCCGTGGGCCTCGTCTCGTGCAGCACCTCCCAGGTCTCGGCGAGCGAAGCATCGGACGGATCCTCGGCCATCTGCACCGCCATCCCCCAAGCGGCGGTGGCCCCGATCAGCGGCGCGCCGCGCACCCACATGTCCCGGATCGCGGCCGCGAACTCCGCACGCGTGCGCAGCGGCACGATCCGCAGCTCGTGCGGCAGCCAGCGCTGGTCGATGATGCGGACCTCGCCCGCCTCGCACCAGATCGAGCGGAAAGGGGTGCCGTTGATCTTCACGGAATGCCTCCGGGTCAGTCGTGAGGGTGGAACGCGCCCAGAAGGCCCCGCCCATGGGCCGAGGTCAAGAGAGGCGCCGCTGCTTGCGACGATCCCGCGCGGGTCGGGGTGTCAGTTCACCTTGCGCTGCGGCAGGAAGGGCAGCGGGGCCACCGGCACGCCGTCCTCGATCAGGCGGCGCGCCTCCTCGGGCTTGGCCTCGCCATAGATCGCCCGCTCGGGCGCGTCGCCCTCGTGGATCTTCCGGGCTTCGGTGGCGAAATTCATGCCGACATATTCCGAATTCTCCTCGACCTGCCGGCGCAGGGCGCGGAAGGCCTCCTCCATCTGCGAGGCGGGGGCGGAGAGGGGCTTCGGCGGCGGCGCGGCAGCAGCCTTGCGCGCGGGGCGCACCGACGGGGCCATCAGCACCTTCTCGACCGACGAGGAGCCGCAGACGGGGCAGGCGACCCGGCCAGCGGCCAGAAGGTCGTCGAAGGCGTCCGACGACTGGAACCAGCTTTCGAAGCCGTGGTCCTCGGGACATCTGAGAGAATAGCGGATCATTCGGAGCACCGGAGCGGAGCCGCCGTCCTGCGGCTCCTCATCCTGTCAGGTAAAGGTGGATCCCGCGAGGTTCAATAGTCGCCCAGCGGCAATCCGTCGTCGCGTTCGGGGTCGGGCTCGGGGGCGGGATCGAAGCGCACGAGGATCTCGCGCAGCCCGGGTTCCGCCACCTTGCGCGCGGCCTTGTCCGGCGTGAACCACTTGCGCTTGCGCTGACCGCGCTCGGGAAAGACGTCCGACATGTCCTCGACCGCCAGCGGGAACACCACGACCTCGCAGGCGATGCTGGCGGCGTTCCTGGCGATCTTCTGGTAGGTGAAGCGGCCGAGGGGCTGCGGCGCGATCTCGCCCTGAATGCCGGCCTCTTCCCAGGCTTCCTGCGCGGCCGAGTCCGCATCGTCGAGGCCCTCGATGCGGCCGCCCTTCGGGATCACCCAGCGGCCGGTATCGCGGCTGGTGATGAGCAGCACCTGGAGCTCGCCCCCCTCGAGACGCCAGCAGATGGCGCCGCACTGCGGCCGGACCTCGCCGGATCCGTTGCTGGTCAGCCCGATATGACGGCCTTCGCCCATATGCCTCTCCCGCCGGGCCTAGGGCCCGGTCTCATCTTGGTCGGTGTCTCGCGTCGATTTCTCGTTCTGCCCAATTTAGGGGCGGCAGCCGCCTTATCAACGTTCACAGCCACCGCACGTTCGGGAACTGTCGCACGCATCGGCGCGCGGGCGCAAATCAAACGGGGCAAATCGTCGCGCATTTGACGTATTTCGTTCGCCGCCTATGCTTCAGCAGCAGGCGGAGTCCGAGGGGGCCCGCTCCGCGCGCCTCCGGCAGAGGCGCCTCGTGCCGGGACAATGCCATGACCGTCCGTCCGCACCTTGCGCTCGCCTTTGCCTGTCTCGCCGGG contains:
- a CDS encoding NUDIX hydrolase; the encoded protein is MGEGRHIGLTSNGSGEVRPQCGAICWRLEGGELQVLLITSRDTGRWVIPKGGRIEGLDDADSAAQEAWEEAGIQGEIAPQPLGRFTYQKIARNAASIACEVVVFPLAVEDMSDVFPERGQRKRKWFTPDKAARKVAEPGLREILVRFDPAPEPDPERDDGLPLGDY
- the mtnA gene encoding S-methyl-5-thioribose-1-phosphate isomerase, encoding MKINGTPFRSIWCEAGEVRIIDQRWLPHELRIVPLRTRAEFAAAIRDMWVRGAPLIGATAAWGMAVQMAEDPSDASLAETWEVLHETRPTAINLRWALNEMRRLLAPLPPSERAAAAARRAAEICDEDVEINRRIGAHGLTLIREIAERKRGRVNILTHCNAGWLATVDWGTATSPIYHALEAGIDVHVFVDETRPRNQGALLTAWEMNSHGVSHDLIVDNAGGHLMQHGEVDLVIVGTDRTTAQGDVCNKIGTYLKALAAKANGVPFYVALPSPTIDWTVRDGVAEIPIEERSGAEVTHVQGKAPDGSVISVQISPDGTSARNPAFDVTPASLVTGLITERGICAAEAGAMAALFPEAARSAA
- a CDS encoding DUF1178 family protein, which gives rise to MIRYSLRCPEDHGFESWFQSSDAFDDLLAAGRVACPVCGSSSVEKVLMAPSVRPARKAAAAPPPKPLSAPASQMEEAFRALRRQVEENSEYVGMNFATEARKIHEGDAPERAIYGEAKPEEARRLIEDGVPVAPLPFLPQRKVN